A window of the Lactuca sativa cultivar Salinas chromosome 5, Lsat_Salinas_v11, whole genome shotgun sequence genome harbors these coding sequences:
- the LOC111898554 gene encoding uncharacterized protein LOC111898554, whose protein sequence is MDSNNDSSSSEDELINNNLLPALSRTAQLLLQNNVSSSNNQRRNTIQRDRLEAEQLLIRHYFADDSTYGHDLFRRRFRMSKGLFMQLVGDLEMNYPYFQTTWDATNQRSFSGLQKCTSTIRQLAKGYNPDSLDEYLNMSERTSREALENFCYGIVQMYKAEYLRRPTSTDIQKLYEAHEARHGFPGMLGSIDCTHWNWRNCLTELRGQYMRGDHQYPTMILEAVTSQDLWFWHAFYGVAGSNNDLNVLYQSPLFDEKYHGTGPDCSFDLNGEHYKHGYYLADGIYPTWVVFVKSYPHAITNKKKRFKAAQESARKDVERTFGVLKGCWDILKMSARAMTVKKTKNIMLSGLEKIGFPCVVGWQRLKRENKKKLMWQWVEREGLPPP, encoded by the exons ATGGATAGTAACAACGATAGTTCATCTTCCGAGGATGAACTTATCAACAATAATTTGTTACCTGCATTATCTCGTACTGCACAACTTCTTCTCCAGAATAATGTTAGCTCAAGTAACAATCAAAGGAGAAACACAATCCAAAGAGATCGTTTAGAGGCTGAACAGCTACTGATCCGACATTACTTTGCAGATGATTCAACATATGGTCATGATCTATTCCGCAGAAGGTTCCGTATGAGCAAAGGTTTGTTTATGCAACTTGTTGGTGACCTAGAGATGAATTATCCATATTTTCAAACAACATGGGATGCAACAAATCAGAGAAGTTTCAGTGGGCTACAAAAATGCACCTCAACAATACGTCAATTAGCGAAGGGTTATAACCCAGACTCATTAGATGAGTATCTAAATATGTCAGAAAGAACTTCTCGTGAAGCTCTAGAAAACTTTTGCTATGGTATTGTCCAAATGTATAAGGCTGAATATTTACGCCGTCCAACATCCACTGACATTCAAAAATTGTATGAAGCACATGAAGCTAGACATGGATTCCCTGGAATGCTTGGTAGCATTGACTGCACACATTGGAATTGGAGGAATTGTCTAACAGAACTGAGAGGCCAATACATGAGGGGTGACCATCAGTATCCAACAATGATACTAGAAGCAGTGACATCACAAGATTTATGGTTTTGGCATGCATTCTATGGTGTAGCTGGTTCGAACAATGATTTGAACGTCCTCTACCAATCACCATTGTTTGATGAGAAATATCATGGAACAGGACCTGATTGCTCATTTGATCTGAATGGTGAACACTACAAGCATGGTTACTATCTTGCCGATGGAATATATCCAACATGGGTTGTATTCGTGAAGTCATATCCACATGCAATAACGAACAAAAAGAAACGGTTCAAGGCGGCACAAGAATCAGCAAGAAAGGACGTAGAACGTACGTTTGGGGTCCTTAAAGGATGTTGGGACATATTAAAGATGTCGGCACGGGCTATGACGGTGAAGAAAACGAAAAACATAAT GTTGAGTGGGTTGGAAAAGATAGGATTTCCATGTGTTGTGGGTTGGCAAAGATTGAAGCGAGAGAATAAAAAAAAGCTGATGTGGCAGTGGGTTGAGAGGGAAGGACTCCCTCCTCCCTAA
- the LOC111898555 gene encoding uncharacterized protein LOC111898555, with protein sequence MDSRGKIFPKGSRNSIPIFPTEHFQFRDSQNVESDSSSDDPVPERNEEETSEELRPVVEKKRTFTNHQKSKKWVEREELALARAYVDCSQDKQRGNQQQFDAFWDRVLEHFNVQIGGSDQTRHQVNSKWKDLQKKCNTFNCIYNRRMNSVASGRSEADVLKASLSEYRSTVNQKSFPHQKAWEWLKDHEKWALYPPRFPQQQQPFNVEDSPPQRKRKGKKVASVSSTQNEMFDLVNHIASINTTTNIEAKQRQRYREQKLRILEANEALKAQLLEREIENQDMEYFLRPHDHLTGAILSTVLERKRQIATKYGWEL encoded by the exons ATGGATTCCCGAGGCAAAA TTTTCCCAAAGGGTTCCAGAAACTCAATTCCAATCTTCCCAACCGAGCATTTCCAGTTCCGTGATTCTCAGAACGTAGAATCTGATAGTTCTAGTGACGATCCGGTTCCCGAAAGAAATGAAGAAGAAACTAGTGAGGAGTTGCGACCTGTTGTTGAGAAAAAACGCACCTTTACAAACCATCAGAAGTCAAAGAAATGGGTGGAACGTGAAGAGTTGGCTTTAGCTAGGGCATATGTCGATTGTTCTCAAGATAAACAGCGTGGAAACCAACAACAATTTGATGCATTTTGGGATCGGGTTCTAGAGCATTTTAATGTTCAGATTGGAGGTTCAGATCAGACACGACACCAAGTAAACTCAAAATGGAAAGACCTGCAAAAGAAATGTAACACTTTCAACTGCATCTATAACCGTAGGATGAACAGTGTGGCTAGTGGGAGATCTGAGGCTGATGTTTTAAAAGCCTCACTAAGCGAGTATCGGAGTACTGTTAATCAAAAATCCTTTCCTCATCAAAAAGCTTGGGAGTGGTTGAAAGACCACGAGAAATGGGCGTTG TATCCTCCCAGATTcccccaacaacaacaaccttTTAATGTTGAAGACTCACCACCTCagagaaaaagaaaaggaaaaaaagtgGCATCAGTATCGTCAAcacaaaatgaaatgtttgatctTGTCAACCATATTGCCAGCATCAACACTACAACCAACATAGAGGCGAAACAGAGACAACGGTACCGGGAACAAAAATTACGTATTTTAGAAGCTAATGAAGCACTGAAAGCTCAATTGTTGGAGCGAGAGATAGAGAACCAAGATATGGAGTATTTTCTACGACCGCATGATCATTTGACTGGAGCTATTTTGAGCACGGTTCTTGAAAGGAAACGACAAATTGCAACTAAATATGGTTGGGAGTTGTAG